A single region of the Xenopus laevis strain J_2021 chromosome 4L, Xenopus_laevis_v10.1, whole genome shotgun sequence genome encodes:
- the LOC108714053 gene encoding uncharacterized protein LOC108714053 isoform X2, which produces MADTAPEKGEIKSKTKEKVKNKDTPNESPKDKKEMAKRMLQVICLGCEGKFLSTETNKLCGACKEKIKGTAGTGSEELRSWMKDAMVQVFESLSQDKQHKDTPAEESLVYDSISSDESVEPGPSKYKPDSESDYSDMEDFFPIEDIDSLIVAVRETMGLEDTSEPPKKSSKLFANINKRKVCFPLDDAIKGKIKNQWSNLDRKFILQKKFNMLFPFDVADSKPWDNAPKLDPPVAQTIKRTTLPLEDSTGLRDPMDRKADGALRKTFLAAAAGFKPAVAAASVARSLKVWITQLEKALKKGVSRDKLLADLPMLSSAADFLTEASLASIDILSKSTAFATSARRAIWLKPWIADIASKNRLLNLPFEGEKLFGSELESLVEKKSDDKVKCLPQDKRSAKRSFRGFRTSYRYRQDWRNQKTSKDRSYGQFRGRSSRGRGRTNFHQRPFSA; this is translated from the coding sequence ATGGCTGACACTGCACCGgagaaaggggaaataaaaagcaaaactaaAGAGAAGGTTAAAAATAAAGATACCCCAAATGAATCGCCAAAAGATAAGAAAGAAATGGCTAAGAGAATGTTGCAAGTTATTTGCTTGGGCTGTGAAGGAAAATTTTTGTCCACTGAAACAAATAAATTATGTGGGGCTTGTAAGGAAAAGATTAAAGGTACAGCAGGCACTGGCTCTGAGGAATTGAGGTCCTGGATGAAAGATGCAATGGTGCAAGTTTTTGAATCCCTTAGCCAGGATAAACAGCATAAAGATACACCTGCTGAGGAGAGCCTCGTTTATGATAGTATCTCCTCTGATGAATCAGTTGAACCAGGTCCATCAAAATATAAGCCAGATTCTGAGTCAGACTATTCAGATATGGAAGATTTTTTTCCTATAGAAGACATAGATTCTTTGATAGTGGCTGTAAGAGAAACAATGGGATTGGAAGATACTTCAGAACCACCTAAAAAGTCAAGTAAActttttgcaaatataaataaacgTAAAGTATGTTTTCCACTGGATGATGCTATTAAAGGCAAAATTAAGAatcaatggtcaaatttggaTAGGAAGTTTATTCTTCAAAAGAAGTTTAACATGTTATTTCCTTTTGATGTGGCTGATTCTAAACCTTGGGATAATGCTCCTAAATTAGATCCTCCTGTAGCACAAACAATTAAAAGAACAACGCTTCCCCTAGAAGACAGCACAGGTCTTCGAGATCCGATGGACAGGAAAGCTGATGGGGCTTTACGGAAAACCTttctggcagcagcagcaggattTAAACCAGCAGTAGCTGCAGCTTCAGTGGCAAGATCCCTAAAAGTATGGATCACGCAGCTAGAGAAGGCATTGAAAAAAGGGGTGTCAAGAGACAAATTATTGGCAGACCTACCTATGTTGTCATCGGCAGCTGATTTTCTTACTGAGGCATCCCTAGCATCAATAGATATCTTATCTAAATCTACAGCATTCGCAACATCAGCAAGAAGAGCTATATGGTTAAAACCATGGATTGCAGATATAGCATCAAAGAATCGCTTACTTAATCTTCCATTTGAAGGAGAGAAATTGTTTGGATCCGAACTCGaatctttagtggaaaaaaaatccgaTGATAAGGTAAAATGTTTACCTCAAGATAAAAGAAGTGCTAAACGCTCCTTTCGAGGGTTTCGGACCTCCTATAGATATCGGCAGGACTGGAGAAATCAAAAGACATCGAAGGATAGATCCTATGGTCAATTCAGAGGACGGTCCAGTAGAGGAAGAGGccgcacaaattttcatcagcgACCATTTTCAGCATGA
- the LOC108714053 gene encoding uncharacterized protein LOC108714053 isoform X1, translating to MDKNNIRQMGATNNRKRLCHRVRIIPSNKIYKNISSKKSKRKKRYVYGDSGLKRSRSINPSTSRRKMYGSIFSNIFSPETKRKIQSSHRLEVFKQLHKEKEIQDGNDAIYNTSPSRTRENGNTRFTERIFAYTNKTMSSKFLRVAIRGSTSTEHLQFSALPFGISSAPRVFTKVLVTAVAFLRTQGVSIIPYLDDCLIKADSQSVLEEHINLTVQILQSLGWIINWEKSNLCPSTKIKFLGMILDTGIGKVSLPLEKACKIKDKVKLLQEREVSSIRQVTEVLGLFSAAIVAVPWAKAHMKDLQEFLNTIWDYQKKSLHKKVHLPQEIRRSLTWWVQTGNLMKGNQLFPEPTKLITTDASKRGWGAHLQEISEQGRWYDRSFSQFIRVGGGLESLKIFCPIYKKRKCSGPYGQCNNSILFKSSRRSKESRSYAQSKKNIQMGRTQFKQPYCSTHFRPFKFQSGLFKSQRSTSRRMESKPRGVLSDLQKMGVSRHRPHGIKTKQKSSKIFLTDKRSRRSSRGCAGPTLEFQSCLHIPTNSISGQSGQENTTNPSGNNSNSSSMAKEELVLRINPTIHKPAMAFAQEERPTNSGADLLCRPNSITTDRVETERDALTLQGISPAVIDTLLHSRKVVTNNIYQRIWTLFRKWCIKKKLSPETAPISMILDFLHDGFRKNLAPNTIKVQIAALGAFKNLALAEQPLIKRLVKAMQNIKLKSKPLTPVWDLDMVLKVLQKAPFEPLKEATLFYLTIKTVFLVAICSARRVGEIQALSCKEPYLQILQDRIILKADPSFRPKVSSNFHVNFEIVLPDFYPKPKNEHEENLHFLDVKRCILMYLKKVQKFRISNCLFITYAGIRKGKTASKMSISRWIKQAITFAYTSQKKPVPLGLCAHSTRAVSASWAESAGVSVDQICRTASWSSFKTFSNHYRLNVGTPREVAFARAVLGAVAK from the coding sequence ATGGACAAAAATAACATCCGACAAATGGGTGCTACAAACAATAGAAAAAGGTTATGCCATAGAGTTCGAATCATTCCCtccaacaaaatatataaaaacatatcttCCAAAAAGTCAAAAAGAAAGAAACGCTATGTGTACGGCGATTCAGGACTTAAAAGATCAAGGAGTATTAATCCAAGTACCTCAAGGAGAAAAATGTATGGGAGTATATTCTCAAATATTTTTAGTCCCGAAACCAAAAGGAAAATACAGAGCAGTCATAGACTTGAGGTATTTAAACAACTTCATAAGGAaaaagaaattcaagatggaaacgATGCAATCTACAATACAAGCCCTTCGAGAACAAGAGAAAATGGTAACACTAGATTTACAGAACGCATATTTGCATATACCAATAAGACCATGTCATCAAAATTCCTAAGAGTGGCTATAAGAGGCTCCACTTCCACAGAGCACCTTCAGTTTTCAGCACTACCGTTCGGAATATCAAGCGCGCCAAGAGTATTTACAAAAGTATTAGTGACCgctgtggcctttttaagaacaCAAGGAGTCTCAATAATACCATATTTAGACGATTGCCTTATAAAAGCAGATTCCCAGTCTGTTCTGGAAGAACACATAAATCTAACAGTACAAATTCTTCAATCATTGGGTTGGATTATAAATTGGGAAAAATCCAATCTTTGTCCgtcaacaaaaataaagtttttaggcATGATTCTAGATACCGGAATAGGCAAAGTTTCTCTACCATTGGAAAAGGCTTGCAAAATCAAAGACAAAGTGAAGTTGTTGCAAGAAAGGGAAGTGTCTTCTATAAGACAAGTAACAGAGGTCCTAGGACTTTTTTCAGCAGCCATAGTAGCCGTTCCCTGGGCCAAAGCTCATATGAAGGATTTACAGGAGTTTCTAAATACGATATGGGATTATCAGAAAAAGTCCTTACACAAGAAAGTTCACTTACCACAAGAAATAAGGAGGTCACTTACCTGGTGGGTACAGACAGGGAATTTAATGAAAGGAAATCAATTGTTCCCGGAGCCCACAAAATTGATCACAACAGACGCAAGCAAAAGAGGCTGGGGGGCTCATCTTCAAGAAATTTCAGAACAAGGAAGATGGTATGACAGATCTTTCAGCCAATTCATTAGAGTTGGAGGCGGTTTGGAGAGCCTTAAAATCTTTTGCCCCATATATAAAAAACGGAAATGTTCTGGTCCATACGGACAATGTAACAACAGCATATTATTTAAATCATCAAGGAGGTCTAAGGAGTCAAGATCTTATGCGCAGAGCAAAAAGAATATTCAAATGGGCAGAACGCAATTTAAACAGCCTTACTGCTCGACACATTTCAGGCCATTCAAATTTCAGAGCGGACTTTTTAAGTCGCAAAGATCTACATCCAGGAGAATGGAGTCTAAACCAAGAGGTGTTTTATCAGATTTGCAAAAGATGGGGGTTTCCAGACATAGACCTCATGgcatcaaaacaaaacaaaaaagttccaAAATTTTTCTCACTGACAAGCGGTCAAGGAGAAGTAGCCGTGGATGCGCTGGCCCAACCCTGGAGTTTCAGTCGTGCTTACATATTCCCACCAATTCCATTAGTGGGCAGAGTGGTCAGGAAAATACGACTAACCCCAGCGGAAATAATTCTAATAGCTCCAGCATGGCCAAGGAGGAGTTGGTACTCAGAATTAATCCAACTATCCATAAGCCCGCCATGGCATTTGCCCAGGAGGAAAGACCTACTAACTCAGGGGCCGATCTCCTATGCAGACCTAACTCCATTACAACTGACCGCGTGGAGACTGAAAGGGATGCGCTAACACTACAAGGCATTTCCCCAGCGGTAATCGATACCTTGCTACATAGCAGGAAGGTGGTTACTAATAATATATATCAAAGAATATGGACTCTATTTCGAAAATGGTGCATTAAAAAGAAATTGTCTCCGGAAACGGCCCCCATTTCCATGATCCTGGACTTTTTGCATGATGGGTTCAGAAAAAATCTAGCCCCGAATACTATTAAAGTTCAGATAGCGGCGCTAGGAGCTTTTAAGAACTTGGCATTAGCAGAACAACCGTTAATAAAAAGGTTGGTAAAAGCAATGCAAAACATCAAACTAAAAAGCAAACCATTAACACCAGTATGGGATTTAGATATGGTGCTTAAAGTCCTTCAAAAAGCTCCCTTTGAACcattaaaagaagctacattaTTTTATCTTACAATCAAGACTGTATTTCTGGTAGCCATCTGCTCGGCAAGAAGGGTTGGTGAAATACAAGCCCTGTCCTGTAAGGAACCTTACTTACAAATTCTTCAAGACAGGATCATTCTTAAAGCAGACCCTTCGTTTCGACCTAAAGTTTCATCGAATTTTCATGTTAATTTTGAAATCGTTTTGCCTGATTTCTATCCGAAGCCTAAGAATGAACATGAAGAAAATCTTCATTTTTTGGATGTTAAAAGATGCATCTTAATGTATCTGAAAAAAGTACAGAAATTTAGAATATCTAATTGCCTGTTCATAACATATGCGGGTATAAGAAAAGGGAAAACCGCATCAAAGATGTCAATATCCAGATGGATAAAACAGGCAATTACGTTCGCATATACATCACAAAAAAAACCAGTTCCGCTTGGACTATGTGCTCATTCAACTCGGGCAGTGTCAGCCTCATGGGCAGAAAGTGCTGGAGTTTCTGTGGACCAAATATGCAGGACAGCATCCTGGTCAAGCTTCAAGACCTTCTCGAATCATTACAGGCTCAACGTGGGTACACCCAGGGAAGTGGCTTTCGCAAGAGCAGTCTTAGGTGCTGTAGCTAAATAA